One genomic region from Nymphaea colorata isolate Beijing-Zhang1983 chromosome 10, ASM883128v2, whole genome shotgun sequence encodes:
- the LOC116263089 gene encoding protein ALP1-like isoform X1, producing the protein MGKDFVNRPNDDVPTKIRRSKRFNPYFQDCLGAIDGTHVPAWVAASEQARFRNRKGFISQNVMAVVGFDSRFHYVLAGWEGSATDSRVLYNALDHPTDPFVVPEGKYYLADGGYPNVVGFLTPYRGHRYHMSEFDTPGARRPRTPQELFNHRHSSLRNTVERTFGMLKARFPILKM; encoded by the exons ATGGGTAAAGATTTTGTCAATCGGCCCAACGATGACGTCCCAACTAAAATTCGGAGATCGAAGCGATTCAATCCATATTTCCAG GATTGTTTAGGAGCAATTGATGGCACTCATGTACCTGCATGGGTCGCAGCATCAGAGCAAGCAAGATTTCGCAATAGAAAAGGTTTTATTTCGCAAAATGTCATGGCTGTAGTTGGATTCGATAGTCGATTCCACTACGTTTTGGCAGGATGGGAAGGAAGTGCGACAGACTCAAGGGTATTATACAATGCACTTGATCATCCAACGGACCCATTTGTGGTCCCCGAAG GCAAATACTATCTTGCTGATGGGGGTTATCCGAACGTTGTTGGTTTCCTAACACCTTATCGAGGACATCGTTATCATATGTCAGAATTTGACACCCCGGGGGCACGCAGACCTAGAACTCCAcaagaattattcaaccataggcattcatcacttcgaaatacagtagaaagaacttttggcatgttgaaagcacgttttccaatattgaaaatgtAA
- the LOC116263089 gene encoding uncharacterized protein LOC116263089 isoform X2, which translates to MGKDFVNRPNDDVPTKIRRSKRFNPYFQDCLGAIDGTHVPAWVAASEQARFRNRKGFISQNVMAVVGFDSRFHYVLAGWEGSATDSRVLYNALDHPTDPFVVPEGQRR; encoded by the exons ATGGGTAAAGATTTTGTCAATCGGCCCAACGATGACGTCCCAACTAAAATTCGGAGATCGAAGCGATTCAATCCATATTTCCAG GATTGTTTAGGAGCAATTGATGGCACTCATGTACCTGCATGGGTCGCAGCATCAGAGCAAGCAAGATTTCGCAATAGAAAAGGTTTTATTTCGCAAAATGTCATGGCTGTAGTTGGATTCGATAGTCGATTCCACTACGTTTTGGCAGGATGGGAAGGAAGTGCGACAGACTCAAGGGTATTATACAATGCACTTGATCATCCAACGGACCCATTTGTGGTCCCCGAAG GACAACGAAGATGA